The DNA window GGCGGCGTCCACGTCCTCGGCGGTGCCGGCCGGCACCGCGGCGATGACCGTCTCGTCGGCCGGGTTGACGACCTCGATCCGGTCGCGTCCGGCGGCGGGCCGCCACGCGCCGCCGATGTACATCCCGTCGTGGGCCTTCATGGCATTCCTCCCGAGCACGCACGAGCGCGTAGACCTGACCTCGCGGACACCCTACAAACTAGCGCCGGTAGTTTTAGGCGCGCCAGGGGGGACCGGGATCAGATGATGCCGAAAAGCATCCCCGCCGCGAGCACCACCAGAGAGGTCAGAGCCGCCCATTTCACGGTGAATCGGGTGTGGTCGCCGAACTCGACATTGGCCATGCCGACGAGGACGTAGACGGCCGGAACCAGCGGGCTCGACATGTGCAGCGCCTGTCCGACCAAGGAGGCGCGGGCGATTTCGAGCGGCGAGACCCCGTGGGCGGCGCCGGCCTCGGCGAGGACGGGCAGCACGCCGAAGTAGAAGCCGTCGTTGGACATGAAGTACGTCAGCGGCAGGCTGAGCAGGCCGGTGACCAGTGCCATGTGCGGGCCCATGCCCTCGGGGATGGCGCCGACGAGCCAGTCGGCCATGTGCTTGACCATGCCGGTGCCGGAGAGGACGCCCGTGAAGACGGCGGCGGCGAAGACCATGCCGGCGACGTTCAGGACGTTCTCGGCGTGGGCGGCGATCCGCGCCTTCTGGTCGGGCATGTTCGGGTAGTTCACGGTGAGGGCGAGGGCGGCGCCGAGCAGGAACAGCACCGGGATGGGCAGCAGCTCCATGATCATCGCCGTGAGCAGGGCGACGGTGAGCCCGGCGTTGAACCAGTAGAGGCGCGGGCGCAGGGTGGCGCGGTGCGGGTCGAGGCCTTGGAATCCGTCCTCGGCCGCTTCGGGGGCGGCCGGGGCGGGGGCGGCCGGGTCCGGGGCCGGGGGCTCGGTGCCGCCGGTCGCGGTGGACGTCGTACCGCCGCCCCCGGCCGGACCCTCCTCGCGGTTGTCGGCGGAGCCGCCCGCACCGGCGGTGACCAGCGCGGAAGCGGTCTGCGGGGCATGCTCGACCACGGTGGCCGCGGACGGGACGGCCTCGTCCTCCG is part of the Streptomyces subrutilus genome and encodes:
- a CDS encoding CitMHS family transporter, yielding MLTILGFTMIATFLVLIMLKKMSPIAALVLIPALFCVFAGKGAHLGDYVIDGVGKLAPTAAMLMFAIVYFGVMIDVGLFDPIVRGILRFCKADPMRVVVGTAVLAAIVSLDGDGSTTFMITVSAMYPLYKRLGLSLVVMTGVAATANGVMNTLPWGGPTARAATALKLDAGDIFVPMIPALAMGLVFVFLLAYVLGVKERRRVGRLAMPEDEAVPSAATVVEHAPQTASALVTAGAGGSADNREEGPAGGGGTTSTATGGTEPPAPDPAAPAPAAPEAAEDGFQGLDPHRATLRPRLYWFNAGLTVALLTAMIMELLPIPVLFLLGAALALTVNYPNMPDQKARIAAHAENVLNVAGMVFAAAVFTGVLSGTGMVKHMADWLVGAIPEGMGPHMALVTGLLSLPLTYFMSNDGFYFGVLPVLAEAGAAHGVSPLEIARASLVGQALHMSSPLVPAVYVLVGMANVEFGDHTRFTVKWAALTSLVVLAAGMLFGII